In Desmospora activa DSM 45169, one genomic interval encodes:
- a CDS encoding integrase core domain-containing protein, with protein sequence MNQALPIRFPDGVYGQELTIRSDNGCQMTSRQFVQAMKAAGIRYERMGYNNPDGDAYIERGFRTLKEESVWLQEYDSFAQAKQDLNDFIAFYNHDRPHSALRYRSPVEFRQSLTSTAA encoded by the coding sequence GTGAATCAAGCGCTTCCTATTCGCTTTCCTGACGGTGTGTATGGACAAGAGTTGACGATTCGAAGTGATAACGGCTGCCAAATGACTAGTCGTCAGTTCGTTCAAGCGATGAAAGCAGCGGGGATTCGGTACGAACGTATGGGATACAACAACCCAGATGGGGATGCCTATATTGAACGCGGGTTCCGAACATTGAAAGAAGAGAGTGTTTGGTTACAGGAGTATGACTCCTTTGCTCAAGCCAAGCAAGATCTAAATGACTTTATTGCTTTTTACAACCACGACAGACCTCATTCTGCCTTACGTTATCGCTCACCTGTAGAATTTCGCCAATCTCTCACTTCAACTGCGGCTTAA
- a CDS encoding transposase, with the protein MKGVFFMGRRKWSAEKKMEIVLEGMAPGANISEVCRRHHIAQPQYYRWREAFLEGGRSRYPLSARKAAGRRAEGD; encoded by the coding sequence ATGAAAGGGGTCTTTTTCATGGGACGGAGAAAGTGGAGTGCGGAAAAGAAGATGGAGATTGTGTTGGAAGGAATGGCTCCAGGGGCAAATATATCAGAGGTATGCCGGCGGCACCACATCGCTCAGCCTCAATACTACCGGTGGCGGGAAGCTTTCTTGGAAGGAGGACGTTCCCGCTACCCCCTCTCAGCGAGAAAAGCAGCTGGAAGAAGAGCTGAAGGAGACTAA